One region of Solanum pennellii chromosome 6, SPENNV200 genomic DNA includes:
- the LOC114077519 gene encoding LOB domain-containing protein 24-like, with protein sequence MNSRRCAACKQLRRRCPSDCIFLPYFPPNNPQRFSFVHRIYGASNVGKFLQQVQEHQRANVADSLYYEAYCRIKSPVYGCVGIISILHQEIDRLERELVKVQAEISLVKGQTQIEGQLAQGQQVQLSSSSFHLSTTTPWFN encoded by the exons ATGAATTCGAGACGTTGTGCTGCTTGCAAACAATTGAGACGAAGATGTCCTTCAGATTGTATTTTTTTGCCATATTTTCCTCCAAATAATCCTCAAAGATTTTCTTTTGTTCACAGAATCTATGGTGCTAGCAATGTTGGAAAATTTCTCCAG CAAGTTCAAGAGCATCAAAGAGCGAATGTAGCGGATTCCTTGTACTACGAAGCTTATTGTCGAATTAAGAGTCCAGTTTATGGGTGTGTTGGAATTATTAGTATTTTACATCAAGAAATTGATCGTTTAGAACGTGAGTTAGTAAAAGTACAAGCTGAAATTAGCCTTGTTAAAGGCCAGACACAAATAGAAGGACAATTAGCACAAGGGCAACAAGTTCAACTTTCATCATCATCTTTTCATCTTTCTACTACTACTCCTTGGTTTAACTAG